DNA from Acidobacteriota bacterium:
GAAGTTGACGCTGCTCGGCCAGTCTCTCGCACCGTTGACCGCGGACGAAGCGGCGACGCGCGCCGACAAGCTTTTCGCGGCGAACAATTTCGCCGATGCGGATAAGGCCTACGCAGAACTGATGCTGAGTTTCCCGAGTTCTTTGAGCGCCGGAGCGCAGTTGAAACGTCTGACGACGCTCGCCAACGTCAAAAAGATGTCCGATGCGGCGCTCGCTTTCGCGTCGATCCCGGCGAACGCGGTTGAAAAAGAGAGCGCCTATTACGAACTCGCGCTCGGTTACGCCCGCAACAAACTCTGGGCCAACGCGAAGACGACGGCCGAGGAAATGCGCGCCCGGTACCCGAACGGGAAGCTGACGCCAAAGACGTTCTTCGATCTTGGAATGGCGGCCCGCGACGCGCGCAACAAGCTCGACGAAAGCTATTTTTTGCGCACCGCGGTCGCGGCCTATCCGAACTCCGTCGATATCGCCAAAGCGCAGTTCGAACTCGCCTGGCTTCAGCACGAAGCGAAGAACTATCAGATGTCCTCGGAGATGTTCACCGAGCATCTCGCGCGATATGTCGACAAGGATTCGACGAATCGCGGCAAGGCCGGTTACTGGGCGGCCCGCGATTCGCAACTCGCCGGAAAGATCGACGCCGCCTGCGCACTTTATGACGCCGTCATCTATCGCTATGGAGCGAATTGGTACGGTCATCTTTCGATCCAGCGGATCTCGGCGCTTCGGTCGCAAAGGAAAATGTCAGGGAACGCCGAATTTCCCGGCCGGATCGCTCATACCGAAGGCGGCCGCGAATCTGAAGATCGTTACCGTCGCGGCTGAAACTGCGGGGAACGCGAACTCGAGCGCGCCGAAAAAATCGGACGATCTGAGCGTCGTCGGACTGTTCGAATGGGCGATCGACGAACTGAAGGAAGCGCGCCGGACGACGCCGACCTCGCCAAAGATCAATCTCGCGCTTGCGCGCCATCATCGTCTGAAGGGCGAACAGGCTCCGGCGCTGCTCGCGCTCGCCAAGAGCTATCCCGATTATGCGCAGATGTTTCCCGAGGAAATGGGCCGCGAGGAATGGGACATCTTCTATCCGCTGACGAATTGGAACGACATCAAATACTGGGCGGCGCAACGCCGGCTCGACCCGTACCAGGTCGCCGGCTTTATCCGCCAGGAGACGATCTTCGACCCGCGCGCCAAATCGTCGGCGAACGCCTACGGAATGATGCAGCTGCTGCTTCCGACGGCGCGGGCGGTCGCCAAAAAGTACAATCCGGAGGTCGGAACGGTGACCGTCGATATGCTTTATCAGCCGACGCTCAACATTGAACTCGGCACGGCGTATATCCGCGATCAGTATGACAAGTTCGGCCGCGTCGAGTTCGTCGCCGTCGCCTACAACGCCGGTCCGGGACGCGTGCCGCAATGGACCGCGACGCTTCCGGCGGAGATCGACGAATTCGTCGAGTTGATTCCGTTCAAGGAAACAAAGGGCTACGTCCAGGGCATCATCCGCAACACCGCGCAATATCGCAGGCTCTACGACGAGAACGGCAATTTCAAGCCAAACGTCGGGACGCGCGTCCTGCGGGGCGAGATCGACTCGAAACCGCGCGACCAGTTCACCGCCGAAAATCCGGACGTCGTTCTCGACGACAGCCGGAACGGCGAGTGATGTGACAAGCGTCCCCGCACTGGAGCGCAAGCGTCCCCGCTTGCAATGAGCGCGGAGCGCGAAAAAGCGGTTTGCCGTCAGGCGCGTCGGATTTCAAAGGCCGCTACGGCGTTCTACGCCGTTTGCAAGCGGGGACGCTTGCGCTCCAATCAGATTGCGCTCCAGTCATTCACTCGAACCTGAACCTCTTCGGCGCGACGACTCCTTTGGCTTCCTCGTTGTAGTAGTCATACACGACCGACGGCGCCGACTGTGCATTCAAACCGAATCGTGGTCTGAAGCTGAACGCCATATTCAGCGGCTTTTCCGGCCAGAAATAGATCACGACCCGATCCGGCAGAATGTCGAAGCTGCTGAGCGCGCCTGCGTTCCTTGCCCGAACCAATCCGGCACGATCAACCTCTGCTCCGGGCGGAAGACCGACCTCGGCAATTGCCATTCCCCAATACCGGAACCGGCTTGCGGCGTTTACCCTGCAAACGATCTCTTCGCCGATCTTGCCATTGAGTTTGTCGAATTCGACATCGAAGTCAAAAAAGCGGTTGTCCGACGGCGCGGCTTCCCAGTCGACAAAATGGGTCGCAACTGTCTGCGCCAGCAAAAACTCGGAAGTCTCTGACCTGATCTCTATTCGGTTGCGTTCACCGACAAGGAATTTGGTCGCGACGACGACCAGCGGTTTGGCAAGGGTGGCACCGGCGAGCGGAACTTCGGCCAATCTGCGGCCGTTAACGAAGATCTCGGCTTTTCGGTCGACCTTGTTGGCGGGCCTTGAAACCGCGGATTCGAAAAGGACGAGCGCGTCAAGAACGTTGACCGTCGTCTGAGTCGAATGCCAAACTCCGTATCGGTCCTTGGACCTCAAGAGAAACAAAACGGCTCCGGACTTCAGGTTTTCGAATCGAGCGGATTCTTCGCCGCTTTTCATATTTGTGAAAGCCTGAAGAGCGAGCGCCGTTGTTTCGATGTTGGCCGCGGTTCCCCAGCCTCCGAACGGCGTCTGCGATGTCGTCCAGTACACGCCCCCGGATTCGGGAATCGCGAGCATTTCAAGCCTGCCGAGCGCGGCCGCTGCGGTTTGTTCATCGCCGAGTGCCTGCGCCGCCAGCGCGAGATTAGCCACAAGATATCCGTCCTTCGTTTCGTTCAACGTTCTCAAAAGAAACGCTGCGCCGCGTTTCACGGCAAGCCTGATCGGTTCATCGTCGCGCGCCGTCTTCGTCAGTGAACGGAGCACATAAGCGGTAGTTGCGCTTTTTTCGCGTCGCTTCGATTCCCAACTGCCGTCTTCGCCTTGCCTCGCAAGCAGCCATTTCTCAGCCTTTTCGACCCTTTGTTCGTCCACGTCAAGAAACGCGCCCGCTTCGCTGAGAAACCGGAGAACATACGCCGTCAGCGCAACATCCGGTTCGCCGCCGTTCCAGTAACCAAAGCCCGTGTCGGTCTGATAGTTCAGAAGTCTTTTGTAGCCTTCATCCAGAAATACCTTGGCTTGATTCCTAATCCGCGGGTCGATCTCGCGGCCGAGTTCCTTCTCGATTCTCAAGATCAGAAGGTTCGGATAGGTCGATGAAGTCGTCTGTTCACCGCAACCGTAAGGACGCTTCAAAAGGCCATCGACCGATTCGGCGACGTGAGCGAACATATTCGGGTAAAGCTTGATCTCGGCCCGTCGCGTAGCCGGAAAAGAATTCGCCGGAAATTCGAGGTCGAACGAGGTTTCCTTCTGAAACAGGCTGGACTTGGACTCGACAATTTCCTTTCCGTTCGGCCGGACGGTGACCGGTTTTTCCACCGCGTCTCCGTCTTTACCCGCAAGCGCGGTTACTTTCTG
Protein-coding regions in this window:
- a CDS encoding tetratricopeptide repeat protein — encoded protein: MKTKIMRSAGVAQLGHLQAKTKLADYALWLRGRALQGAGRHTDAMNVFSSLIRDYPTSLRVRESKVLWANSAISAGQAAQVPAFLAELNDKNLAAALLATARSYDAAGNQAEAIRFFRRVYFFGAGSPEAKEAEMKLTLLGQSLAPLTADEAATRADKLFAANNFADADKAYAELMLSFPSSLSAGAQLKRLTTLANVKKMSDAALAFASIPANAVEKESAYYELALGYARNKLWANAKTTAEEMRARYPNGKLTPKTFFDLGMAARDARNKLDESYFLRTAVAAYPNSVDIAKAQFELAWLQHEAKNYQMSSEMFTEHLARYVDKDSTNRGKAGYWAARDSQLAGKIDAACALYDAVIYRYGANWYGHLSIQRISALRSQRKMSGNAEFPGRIAHTEGGRESEDRYRRG